The Glycine soja cultivar W05 chromosome 6, ASM419377v2, whole genome shotgun sequence genome has a window encoding:
- the LOC114415755 gene encoding photosystem I reaction center subunit N, chloroplastic-like, with the protein MAGMNSSVLACSYAISGAACSELNGKVTSVASVASSGYKLPLIKCEARVPKAKESEGRRGALVLLAATLFISAASNSSANAGIIDDYLERSKANKELNDKKRLATTGANFARAYTVEFGSCKFPENFTGCQDLAKQKKVPFLSDDLELECEGKDKYKCGSNVFWKW; encoded by the exons ATGGCTGGCATGAACTCTAGCGTATTGGCCTGTAGCTATGCCATATCTGGTGCAGCATGCTCCGAGCTCAATGGGAAGGTCACTTCCGTGGCCTCTGTTGCATCCTCTGGCTACAAGTTGCCATTGATCAAATGTGAGGCCAGAGTTCCCAAAGCCAAAGAATCTGAAGGAAGGAGAGGTGCCCTTGTTCTCTTGGCAGCTACCCTTTTCATCTCTGCAGCCTCCAATTCTTCTGCCAATGCTGGGATCATTGATGATTACCTTGAGAGGAGCAAGGCTAACAAG GAATTGAATGACAAGAAGAGGTTAGCTACTACTGGAGCAAACTTTGCAAGAGCATACACCGTGGAATTCGGTAGTTGCAAGTTCCCTGAGAACTTCACTGGTTGCCAAGATCTTGCCAAACAAAAG AAAGTGCCATTCCTTAGTGACGATTTGGAGCTTGAATGCGAAGGAAAGGACAAATACAAGTGCGGTTCTAATGTTTTCTGGAAATGGTGA
- the LOC114415757 gene encoding RING-H2 finger protein ATL78-like, producing the protein MYSVASTSLTSPLLHDLENFHYSRRLLLHSPYLNQSAKPPRSSHDSSTETYLGDGNFDANVVMVLSILLCALICSLGLNSIIRCALRCSNFVVSDSVATNNNNNNPPAARVANTGVKKKALKTFTTVSYSAELNLPSLDSECVICLSEFTSGEKVRILPKCNHGFHIRCIDKWLSSHSSCPKCRQCLIETCQKIVGCSTQQASSSQQHVLAVPETIVTIIAPLEPEGLVRNYRELS; encoded by the coding sequence atgtattctgTTGCTTCCACTTCCCTTACTTCACCACTCCTCCACGACCTTGAGAACTTCCATTACTCAAGAAGGTTACTCCTTCACTCCCCATACCTTAACCAATCAGCCAAACCCCCAAGAAGCAGCCACGATTCTTCAACAGAAACATACCTTGGAGATGGCAATTTCGATGCAAATGTTGTCATGGTACTCTCAATCCTACTCTGTGCTCTCATATGCTCACTGGGGCTAAACTCCATCATAAGGTGTGCACTAAGGTGTTCAAATTTTGTTGTGAGTGACTCAGTGGCAaccaataacaataacaacaacccTCCAGCAGCAAGAGTTGCCAACacaggagtgaagaagaaagcaCTCAAGACTTTCACCACAGTGAGTTACTCAGCTGAGCTAAACTTGCCAAGTTTGGACTCAGAGTGTGTGATATGCTTGTCAGAGTTCACAAGTGGTGAAAAGGTGCGCATTTTGCCAAAGTGCAACCACGGGTTCCATATTCGCTGCATTGACAAATGGCTAAGTTCACACTCTTCATGCCCCAAATGCAGACAGTGCCTAATTGAGACTTGCCAGAAGATTGTTGGGTGCAGTACTCAACAAGCTAGCTCATCGCAACAACATGTGTTGGCAGTGCCAGAAACCATTGTGACCATAATAGCCCCACTTGAGCCAGAAGGTTTGGTGCGTAACTATAGGGAACTTAGCTAA
- the LOC114414339 gene encoding serine/threonine-protein kinase ATG1t-like, whose protein sequence is MECEGKLARRVVGVRNHCYLLKSKIGEGSFSAVWRAEQRPPTGDDVAVKQVFLSKLNPRLKACLDCEINFLSSVNHPNTIRLLHFFQYDGCVYLVLEFCAGGNLASYIQNHGRVHQQIARKFMQQLGLYVPVNMPGQSVVLHYAWLQKLLSSRDMMTRQICGVLEPFFLSF, encoded by the exons ATGGAATGTGAAGGCAAATTGGCGAGGAGGGTGGTGGGAGTGAGAAATCATTGTTACCTTTTGAAATCCAAAATCGGAGAGGGTTCATTCTCCGCCGTGTGGAGAGCGGAGCAGAGACCACCAACCGGCGATGACGTGGCGGTGAAGCAGGTCTTCCTCTCCAAACTCAACCCTCGCCTCAAGGCATGTTTGGATTGCGAGATCAATTTCTTGTCCTCTGTTAACCACCCCAATACTATTCgccttcttcacttcttccag TATGATGGATGTGTATACCTGGTCCTTGAGTTTTGTGCTGGAGGAAATCTAGCTTCTTATATTCAAAATCATGGGAGAGTTCACCAACAAATAGCCAGAAAATTCATGCAGCAGCTTg GACTATATGTCCCGGTGAATATGCCGGGACAGTCTGTGGTTCTCCATTATGCATGGCTCCAGAAGCTCTTAAGTTCCAGAGATATGATGACAAG GCAGATATGTGGAGTGTTGGAACCATTCTTTTTGAGCTTCTAA